The following proteins are encoded in a genomic region of Gimesia algae:
- a CDS encoding rhodanese-like domain-containing protein, whose amino-acid sequence MVTISRNDLRELLETCLDLKLVEVLPEVSYLEYHLPGAVNVPLSDCFNERVIRVFPDRSQTIVVYSLNFECIQSELATQCLLELGYQTVYDYEPGKIDWRAAKLPIEYGPSILDYYSQPDTFESVNDDLRS is encoded by the coding sequence ATGGTGACGATCAGCAGAAATGATTTACGGGAGCTACTGGAGACATGCCTGGACCTCAAGCTGGTAGAAGTATTACCTGAGGTGTCCTATCTGGAATATCATCTTCCGGGTGCCGTCAATGTTCCGCTGAGTGACTGCTTTAATGAGCGTGTCATACGTGTGTTTCCCGATCGCAGCCAGACAATTGTGGTCTATAGTCTGAATTTTGAATGTATCCAGTCAGAACTGGCAACCCAGTGTCTGCTGGAATTGGGGTATCAGACCGTTTACGACTATGAGCCAGGAAAAATTGACTGGCGTGCTGCAAAGCTCCCGATTGAATATGGACCGTCGATATTGGATTACTATTCTCAACCAGACACCTTCGAGTCTGTTAACGACGATCTCCGGTCTTAA
- a CDS encoding response regulator transcription factor encodes MSQIKQQKTKVMIVDDHPIVREGYSRLIEHQEDLEVCGEADSKVDAIRKIMENPPDLIIVDISLKDGSGLELIKDIKAQFSQIKMLTVSMHDESLFAERSLRAGALGFINKQQAPEQLVKAIYQVSKGKVFLSPAMTERMICRSIGSDNYSDQSPIERLSDRELEVFEQIGEGETTRSIAQKLNLSSKTVETYRENIKHKLNLENATALTRHAIQWVLEKN; translated from the coding sequence ATGAGCCAGATAAAACAGCAGAAGACGAAGGTTATGATCGTTGACGACCATCCAATTGTCCGGGAAGGATATTCGCGCCTGATTGAACATCAGGAAGATTTAGAGGTCTGTGGAGAAGCCGACAGTAAAGTCGATGCGATTCGAAAAATCATGGAGAATCCACCGGACCTGATCATTGTCGATATTTCACTGAAAGATGGCAGTGGTCTGGAGTTGATCAAAGATATCAAAGCCCAGTTCAGTCAGATCAAAATGTTGACCGTGTCAATGCATGATGAATCGTTATTCGCAGAGCGCTCTCTACGTGCCGGTGCACTGGGATTTATAAACAAGCAACAGGCCCCGGAGCAGTTGGTCAAAGCGATCTACCAGGTTTCAAAAGGAAAAGTATTTTTAAGCCCTGCGATGACCGAACGCATGATTTGTCGCTCTATAGGTTCTGATAATTATTCAGACCAGTCTCCGATCGAACGTCTTTCCGATCGAGAACTGGAAGTATTCGAACAGATTGGAGAAGGAGAAACCACACGTTCGATTGCTCAGAAACTGAATTTAAGCTCTAAAACCGTGGAAACTTATCGGGAAAATATCAAGCACAAGTTGAATCTGGAGAATGCGACTGCGCTGACCCGACATGCGATTCAATGGGTTCTGGAAAAGAACTGA
- a CDS encoding hemerythrin domain-containing protein translates to MKYQYKMKRPEESVKKSHEHLQYLLDEHEQILSHIKDLNQWWAELDEHGMPKYGEMGTRMEGLRDLLSKHFNDEEQEGYFKPLMDEEPGFCIMVPDFQKQHKEFLTRLDDFSNRLKQPEPPFHNWNEALLELQRLLAELRINENREIERVREAFEESSLPND, encoded by the coding sequence ATGAAATATCAATATAAAATGAAGCGTCCAGAGGAATCAGTGAAAAAATCACACGAGCATTTACAATATCTGCTTGATGAGCATGAACAAATTCTGTCTCATATTAAGGATTTAAATCAATGGTGGGCCGAACTGGACGAACATGGTATGCCGAAATATGGGGAAATGGGAACCCGGATGGAAGGCTTGCGGGATCTCCTTTCCAAGCACTTCAACGATGAAGAACAGGAGGGGTATTTTAAACCACTCATGGACGAGGAACCGGGGTTCTGCATCATGGTGCCTGACTTTCAGAAACAGCACAAAGAATTTCTCACCCGGCTCGATGATTTTAGCAACCGTCTCAAACAGCCAGAGCCTCCATTTCATAACTGGAATGAAGCCTTACTGGAACTGCAGAGACTGCTCGCTGAATTACGCATCAATGAAAATCGTGAAATAGAACGTGTTCGCGAAGCTTTTGAGGAATCTTCTCTCCCAAATGATTGA
- a CDS encoding Hsp20/alpha crystallin family protein, with protein MATTLSTEKKKTGQALENKVQTRPLSRFTQDLSTFMGRTPFLSFRNEMDNLLNRFSDDFGNGWLTKGYAATLDVSETNNHIEVCMDVPGIQPEEIDVEVSGNLLRITGERKEEHEEKGKMFHRMERSTGSFSRSVTLPCEVEEDQVEASCENGVLKITLPKCESVKPHKINVKPVAK; from the coding sequence ATGGCAACAACACTGTCAACAGAAAAGAAAAAAACAGGTCAAGCCCTTGAGAATAAAGTGCAGACCAGGCCGCTGTCACGTTTTACACAGGATCTAAGTACTTTTATGGGACGGACTCCCTTTCTATCGTTTCGGAATGAGATGGATAATCTGCTGAATCGTTTTTCCGATGATTTCGGAAACGGTTGGCTGACAAAGGGGTATGCCGCGACTCTGGATGTATCAGAAACGAATAACCACATTGAAGTATGTATGGATGTTCCTGGTATTCAACCAGAAGAAATTGATGTGGAAGTCTCTGGGAATCTGCTGCGAATCACGGGAGAACGCAAAGAAGAACACGAGGAAAAGGGAAAAATGTTTCATCGTATGGAACGAAGTACAGGCAGCTTTTCCCGTTCGGTCACATTGCCTTGCGAAGTAGAAGAAGATCAGGTTGAAGCGAGCTGTGAAAATGGTGTGCTGAAAATCACACTACCCAAGTGCGAGTCGGTGAAACCACACAAAATCAATGTGAAACCTGTCGCAAAATAA
- a CDS encoding CBS domain-containing protein, translated as MTVGRICSREVDLIDADESVQVAAGRMNSRNVGTLIVLDKESHPIGMITDRDLALRIVGKARDSIQTLVSEVMTRFPDNVSEETTIELALSKMRAGGFRRLPVIDDEGKLVGMLTLDDILELLSTEFTEIGKLIKKESPTSLAKQ; from the coding sequence ATGACAGTAGGACGAATTTGCTCAAGAGAAGTTGATTTAATTGACGCCGATGAATCAGTTCAAGTGGCTGCAGGTCGGATGAATTCCCGTAATGTGGGGACTCTGATTGTGCTGGATAAGGAATCCCATCCCATTGGCATGATAACTGATCGGGATCTCGCTCTGCGTATTGTCGGAAAGGCACGGGATTCGATTCAAACACTGGTTTCCGAAGTGATGACCAGATTTCCTGACAATGTCAGCGAAGAAACAACCATTGAGCTGGCACTTTCAAAAATGAGGGCGGGCGGATTTCGCAGGCTCCCCGTAATTGATGATGAGGGAAAACTGGTCGGCATGCTGACACTGGATGATATTCTGGAACTGCTCAGTACCGAATTCACAGAAATCGGTAAGTTAATAAAAAAGGAGAGCCCGACCAGTCTGGCGAAACAATAA
- a CDS encoding DUF4838 domain-containing protein yields the protein MLKNSLFSVLCFLLFLPAPLLAADTFLIQNGQPQAEIVIATNPSRTTRLAAQEIQAYLEKISGAKLKIVDEPTSEFPVKIYVGSSQHTEKLGITIDGLKYGAYRIVSGKNWLTLIGDDTEFVPIEPWPRSNNDIVSGKMQAAWDEITGEHWGYPHSQMRKHYMGAASLFGTPREQKVDQNGNVNVWGFDERGSFNAVCGYLRSLGVRWYLPGESGEIVMKLKTVALPQIDQVVKPDFPLRILNFRFAVYGRDAAMWGMRLGVRQPYGRQAAHGLDHMTHNEHTLKNHPEWFALYGDKRDTQPGKRLNQLCYSNEELFQETVRYVRAQFDHFKMDEVSVMPPDGYTAICQCELCKGKDTPERGYRGALSDYVWEFVNRVAKEVGKTHPDKKISNCAYGTYTRPPLNIDKLEPNLQVIIVGGRRPTNESREELTQLRQDWAKKTDRPVIIFENYPFTGRGFYLPAYIPQVLGDSINATKGISQGEDIWLTMDFSDTAIGYNHFLIYFTARMYWGGKDQNAMEMFDEYCRLFYGPAAPAMREFFSYCENHWREMENDGEQAEHALELFAAAKSKVKETSVFGQRIRLVDLYLNGLRNKSKQLAQKRGPVPTLRLVGDPRGEIQIDGKLDDKLWKNIPTASTGQLRELQTGRQPVYGTSLKSCWIGRDLYFAIRCEEAPGQKPNSTTAKNGDQAIWYGDAVEILLNTESHSYYQIVVNPAGALIDLDRGADRNNWFRWDSQAEVATQIADGYWTAEIRIPVVSDENDPLHQVIGHRPTQSLPWYINVCRQRIRENGSEYSAFAPTGTAGFHEPMKFAHFYRGLSHQFPADESVNDYLITEKAASQLLRKRKYQVAEAAYVALSETKNITQLQKSTALEKAAECARALQDYERAGQLADRIPVDSIAKTARMENLLSQRDFQSVVDEYGNEDLAQWPFWQSGAGAYARARAYHGLKNGKKAEADFQQALAFAADSRLKSSILVMMGNNREMNLQDDKSALDAYQQNYLSTGRIGAANQFRSVQGAVRILLRQQKYDAALNVLKLVKIGNLKGFWRHEMMLSQASVLTAADQVDQAVKVYRDLLKEPAVATGHRQTAEAAIAELIQE from the coding sequence ATGCTCAAAAACAGTCTGTTTTCTGTTCTCTGTTTCCTGCTGTTCCTCCCGGCTCCGCTCCTGGCTGCGGATACCTTTTTGATCCAGAACGGTCAGCCTCAAGCAGAAATTGTAATTGCAACAAATCCTTCTCGCACCACACGTCTGGCAGCACAGGAGATACAGGCTTACCTGGAAAAAATTTCGGGTGCAAAATTAAAGATCGTTGATGAGCCGACTTCGGAATTTCCAGTTAAAATTTATGTAGGCAGCAGCCAGCATACTGAAAAACTGGGGATCACTATTGATGGTTTGAAGTATGGAGCTTATCGCATTGTTTCCGGTAAGAACTGGCTGACACTGATCGGAGATGACACGGAATTTGTTCCCATTGAACCCTGGCCGCGCAGTAATAATGATATCGTCAGTGGCAAAATGCAGGCTGCCTGGGATGAAATTACGGGTGAGCATTGGGGGTATCCGCATTCTCAAATGCGCAAGCATTACATGGGGGCCGCCAGTCTGTTCGGAACTCCGCGAGAACAGAAGGTCGATCAGAATGGGAACGTGAATGTCTGGGGATTCGACGAACGCGGCTCTTTTAATGCGGTCTGCGGGTATCTGAGAAGTCTGGGAGTGCGGTGGTATCTGCCTGGAGAATCAGGCGAAATTGTAATGAAACTCAAGACCGTCGCACTGCCACAGATTGATCAGGTCGTCAAACCTGATTTCCCCTTACGAATTCTGAATTTCCGCTTCGCTGTCTACGGTCGGGATGCGGCGATGTGGGGGATGCGGTTGGGTGTTCGACAACCCTATGGCAGGCAGGCAGCGCATGGGCTCGATCATATGACACATAATGAGCACACACTGAAAAACCATCCGGAATGGTTTGCGTTATACGGAGATAAACGGGACACTCAGCCGGGAAAACGTCTGAATCAGTTATGTTACTCGAATGAGGAACTTTTTCAGGAAACAGTGCGTTATGTGCGTGCCCAGTTTGATCATTTCAAAATGGATGAAGTCTCGGTCATGCCGCCGGATGGGTATACGGCGATTTGTCAGTGTGAACTATGCAAAGGAAAAGATACACCGGAGCGGGGTTACCGCGGCGCTCTGTCAGACTATGTCTGGGAATTTGTAAATCGTGTGGCGAAGGAAGTTGGCAAAACCCATCCCGATAAAAAAATCTCCAATTGCGCGTATGGGACTTATACGCGACCCCCTCTCAATATTGACAAACTGGAACCGAACCTGCAGGTGATTATCGTAGGTGGACGCAGACCAACGAACGAATCACGCGAAGAACTTACGCAACTCCGTCAGGACTGGGCAAAAAAGACGGATCGTCCGGTGATTATCTTTGAAAATTATCCCTTTACCGGACGCGGTTTCTATCTGCCGGCTTATATTCCGCAAGTATTAGGGGACAGTATCAATGCCACGAAAGGGATATCGCAGGGGGAAGATATCTGGCTGACCATGGATTTTAGTGATACTGCGATTGGCTATAACCATTTCCTGATTTACTTCACTGCGAGAATGTACTGGGGTGGTAAGGATCAGAACGCTATGGAAATGTTTGATGAATATTGCCGACTGTTTTATGGTCCGGCCGCTCCCGCGATGCGCGAATTCTTTTCATACTGTGAAAACCACTGGCGTGAAATGGAAAACGATGGCGAACAGGCAGAACATGCTCTGGAACTGTTTGCGGCAGCGAAATCAAAAGTGAAGGAAACCTCCGTTTTTGGACAGCGAATTCGTTTAGTCGATCTCTATCTGAATGGATTGCGAAATAAAAGTAAGCAACTGGCGCAGAAACGAGGGCCCGTGCCAACATTGAGACTGGTGGGAGATCCACGCGGAGAGATTCAGATCGACGGTAAACTCGATGATAAACTCTGGAAGAACATACCCACTGCTTCCACAGGACAGTTGCGCGAACTGCAAACAGGAAGGCAACCTGTCTACGGGACCTCTCTCAAGAGTTGCTGGATTGGTAGAGACCTGTATTTTGCGATTCGTTGTGAAGAAGCCCCGGGACAAAAACCCAATAGCACGACTGCGAAAAACGGAGATCAGGCTATCTGGTACGGCGATGCGGTAGAAATATTGTTAAATACAGAATCTCACAGTTATTATCAGATCGTAGTCAATCCGGCAGGAGCATTGATTGACCTGGATCGAGGCGCGGACAGAAACAACTGGTTTCGCTGGGATTCTCAGGCAGAAGTTGCAACACAGATTGCCGATGGTTACTGGACTGCCGAGATCAGAATTCCTGTCGTGTCAGATGAAAACGACCCTCTGCATCAGGTCATAGGCCACAGGCCAACCCAGAGTCTGCCGTGGTATATCAATGTCTGTCGCCAGCGGATTCGTGAAAATGGTTCTGAGTATTCTGCATTTGCCCCCACGGGGACAGCTGGTTTCCATGAGCCAATGAAATTCGCTCATTTTTACCGCGGACTGTCACATCAGTTTCCGGCAGATGAAAGTGTGAACGATTATCTGATCACCGAAAAGGCCGCGAGTCAACTGCTAAGAAAACGAAAGTACCAGGTTGCTGAGGCGGCGTATGTGGCGTTAAGTGAAACCAAAAACATTACTCAACTCCAGAAGTCGACTGCGCTGGAGAAAGCAGCAGAGTGTGCACGCGCGTTACAGGATTATGAGCGTGCTGGTCAACTGGCTGATCGGATTCCCGTAGACTCAATTGCAAAAACTGCCCGGATGGAGAATCTGTTAAGCCAGCGAGACTTCCAGTCCGTCGTTGATGAATATGGAAATGAAGACCTGGCTCAGTGGCCCTTCTGGCAGTCAGGCGCGGGGGCTTATGCCCGTGCTCGCGCTTATCATGGTTTGAAAAATGGCAAGAAGGCGGAAGCAGATTTTCAACAGGCGCTGGCGTTCGCTGCGGATTCCCGGCTCAAGTCCAGCATTCTGGTCATGATGGGCAACAACAGGGAAATGAATCTGCAGGACGACAAGTCAGCGCTGGATGCGTATCAGCAGAATTACCTTTCTACGGGACGCATCGGGGCTGCAAATCAGTTTCGTTCTGTTCAGGGAGCAGTACGTATTCTGTTACGGCAGCAAAAATATGATGCCGCTTTGAACGTATTGAAACTCGTGAAGATTGGAAACCTGAAAGGGTTCTGGCGTCACGAGATGATGCTGTCACAGGCGAGTGTACTGACTGCGGCAGATCAGGTTGATCAGGCGGTCAAAGTCTATCGTGATCTGCTGAAAGAGCCCGCTGTGGCAACTGGCCATCGCCAGACGGCGGAAGCTGCGATAGCTGAATTAATTCAAGAATAG